The following coding sequences lie in one Pseudomonas svalbardensis genomic window:
- a CDS encoding sensor histidine kinase, which produces MPMSFSLTQMILISAAYLAVLFGVAWVSERGMIPRAIIRHPLTYTLSLGVYASAWAFYGTVGLAYQYGYGFLSSYLGVSGAFLLAPVLLYPILKITRTYQLSSLADLFAFRFRSTWAGALTTIFMLIGVLPLLALQIQAVADSIGILTREPVQHRVALSFCALITLFTIFFGSRHIATREKHEGLVFAIAFESVIKLIAIGGVGLYALYGVFDGPQQLELWLLQNQTALAALHTPLQEGPWRTLLLVFFASAIVMPHMYHMTFTENLNPRSLVSASWGLPLFLLLMSLAVPLILWAGLKLGATTNPEYFTLGIGIAANSKALALLAYIGGLSAASGLIIVTTLALSGMALNHLVLPLYQPPAEGNIYRWLKWTRRGLIVAIIMAGYGFYLLLGAEQDLANLGIVAFVATLQFLPGVLSVLYWPTANRRGFIAGLLAGILVWLVTMLLPLVGNLQGFYIPLLNMIYVLDDTSWHMAAIASLAANVLMFTLISLFTNASPEEASAAEACAVDNVRRPQRRELHAASPQEFATQLAKPLGAKAAQKEVEQALRDLYLPFDERRPYALRRLRDRIEANLSGLMGPSVAQDMVETFLPYKAGGENYVTEDIHFIESRLEDYHSRLTGLAAELDALRRYHRQTLQELPMGVCSLAKDQEILMWNKAMEELTGIAAQRVVGSRLSTIADPWKELLQGFINLPDEHLHKQHLALDGQTRWLNLHKAAIDEPLAPGNSGLVLLVEDLTETQMLEDKLVHSERLASIGRLAAGVAHEIGNPITGIACLAQNLREEREEDSELKEISGQILEQTKRVSRIVQSLMSFAHAGSHQHSDEPVCLAEVAQDAIGLLALNRRNFEVQFYNLCDPDHWVEGDPQRLAQVLINLLSNARDASPPGSAVRVKSEAGEHTVDLIVEDEGSGIPKNIMDRLFEPFFTTKDPGEGTGLGLALVYSIVEEHYGQITIDSPADVQSQRGTRIRVTLPRHVEATSAVN; this is translated from the coding sequence ATGCCGATGAGCTTTAGCCTGACCCAGATGATCCTGATCAGCGCCGCATACCTGGCGGTGCTGTTCGGCGTAGCCTGGGTCAGCGAACGGGGCATGATCCCCCGGGCGATCATTCGCCACCCGCTGACGTACACCCTGTCGTTGGGCGTTTACGCCAGTGCGTGGGCGTTTTACGGCACGGTGGGCCTGGCCTATCAATACGGCTACGGATTTTTGTCCAGCTATCTAGGCGTCTCCGGCGCGTTTCTGCTGGCACCGGTGCTTTTGTATCCGATCCTGAAAATCACCCGCACGTATCAGCTGTCATCCCTGGCCGATCTGTTCGCCTTCCGCTTCCGCAGTACCTGGGCCGGCGCACTGACCACAATCTTCATGCTGATCGGCGTGCTGCCGTTGCTGGCGTTGCAAATTCAGGCGGTGGCCGACTCCATCGGCATCCTCACCCGCGAGCCGGTGCAACATCGCGTGGCCCTGAGCTTCTGCGCACTGATTACGCTGTTCACGATTTTCTTCGGCTCGCGCCACATTGCCACCCGCGAGAAACACGAAGGCCTGGTGTTCGCGATTGCCTTCGAGTCGGTGATCAAACTGATCGCCATCGGCGGCGTTGGTCTCTATGCGCTGTACGGCGTGTTCGACGGCCCGCAACAGCTGGAACTGTGGCTGCTGCAAAACCAGACCGCGCTCGCCGCTTTGCACACGCCATTGCAGGAAGGCCCGTGGCGTACGCTGCTATTGGTGTTCTTCGCTTCGGCGATCGTGATGCCGCACATGTACCACATGACGTTTACCGAAAACCTCAACCCGCGCTCGCTGGTCAGTGCGAGCTGGGGCTTGCCGCTGTTCCTGCTGTTGATGAGCCTGGCGGTACCGCTGATTCTCTGGGCCGGACTCAAACTCGGCGCCACCACCAACCCGGAATACTTCACGCTGGGCATTGGTATCGCGGCCAACAGCAAGGCTTTGGCGCTATTGGCCTATATCGGTGGATTGTCGGCGGCCAGCGGTTTGATCATCGTCACCACCCTGGCCCTGTCCGGGATGGCGCTGAACCATTTGGTACTGCCGCTCTATCAGCCGCCGGCCGAAGGCAATATCTACCGCTGGCTGAAATGGACCCGCCGGGGGCTGATCGTCGCGATCATCATGGCCGGTTACGGTTTCTACCTGCTGCTGGGCGCGGAACAGGATCTGGCGAATCTGGGCATCGTCGCCTTCGTCGCCACCCTGCAATTCCTGCCAGGTGTGCTGTCGGTACTGTACTGGCCGACCGCCAACCGCCGCGGTTTCATCGCCGGCTTGCTCGCGGGGATTCTGGTGTGGCTGGTGACCATGCTGCTGCCGCTGGTCGGCAATCTGCAGGGTTTCTACATACCGCTGCTGAACATGATCTACGTGCTGGACGACACCAGTTGGCACATGGCGGCGATCGCCTCGCTGGCGGCCAACGTGCTGATGTTCACCCTGATCTCGCTGTTCACCAACGCCAGCCCGGAAGAAGCCAGCGCCGCCGAAGCCTGCGCCGTGGACAACGTGCGTCGCCCGCAACGCCGCGAATTGCACGCCGCATCGCCTCAGGAATTCGCCACGCAGCTGGCAAAACCCTTGGGCGCCAAGGCTGCGCAGAAAGAAGTCGAACAGGCTCTGCGTGACCTCTATCTGCCTTTCGATGAGCGCCGGCCTTACGCCTTGCGCCGCTTGCGCGACCGTATCGAAGCCAACCTCTCCGGCCTGATGGGGCCGAGTGTGGCTCAGGACATGGTCGAGACATTCCTGCCTTATAAGGCCGGCGGCGAAAACTACGTCACCGAAGACATCCACTTCATCGAAAGTCGCCTCGAGGATTACCACTCGCGCCTGACCGGGCTTGCCGCCGAACTCGATGCCCTGCGCCGCTATCACCGCCAGACCTTGCAGGAGTTGCCGATGGGCGTTTGCTCGCTGGCCAAGGATCAGGAAATCCTCATGTGGAACAAGGCCATGGAGGAGCTGACCGGGATTGCCGCGCAGCGTGTGGTCGGTTCGCGGTTGAGTACTATTGCCGATCCCTGGAAAGAGCTGCTGCAAGGCTTCATCAATCTGCCGGACGAGCATTTGCACAAACAGCACCTGGCCCTCGACGGCCAGACCCGCTGGCTGAACCTGCACAAAGCGGCGATCGATGAACCGCTGGCCCCGGGTAACAGCGGCCTGGTTCTACTGGTGGAAGACCTGACCGAAACCCAGATGCTCGAAGACAAACTGGTGCACTCCGAGCGCTTGGCCAGCATCGGCCGACTCGCCGCCGGCGTGGCCCATGAAATCGGCAACCCGATCACCGGCATTGCCTGCCTGGCGCAGAACCTGCGCGAAGAGCGTGAAGAAGACAGCGAACTGAAGGAAATCAGCGGGCAGATCCTGGAGCAGACCAAACGCGTGTCGCGCATCGTTCAGTCGCTGATGAGCTTCGCCCACGCTGGCAGTCATCAGCACAGCGACGAGCCCGTCTGTCTGGCCGAAGTGGCCCAGGATGCCATCGGTTTGCTGGCCCTGAACCGACGCAATTTCGAAGTGCAGTTCTACAACCTGTGCGATCCCGATCACTGGGTCGAAGGCGACCCGCAGCGGCTTGCACAAGTACTGATCAACTTGCTCTCAAACGCCCGCGACGCCTCGCCTCCCGGCAGCGCGGTGCGGGTCAAAAGCGAAGCCGGCGAACACACGGTCGATTTGATCGTGGAGGACGAAGGCAGCGGTATTCCGAAGAACATCATGGATAGATTGTTCGAACCTTTCTTCACCACCAAGGATCCTGGCGAAGGCACCGGTCTGGGCCTTGCACTGGTCTATTCCATCGTTGAAGAGCATTATGGACAAATCACCATCGACAGCCCGGCTGATGTTCAAAGCCAACGCGGCACCCGTATCCGGGTGACCTTGCCGCGTCATGTCGAAGCGACGTCCGCTGTGAACTGA
- a CDS encoding sigma-54-dependent transcriptional regulator, translated as MPHILIVEDETIIRSALRRLLERNQYQVSEAGSVQEAQERFTIPTFDLIVSDLRLPGAPGTELIKLGQGTPVLIMTSYASLRSAVDSMKMGAVDYIAKPFDHDEMLQAVARILRDRQAVQASGEPVAGKAGNGAAKPGASNNNGEIGIIGSCPPMQDLYSKIRKVAPTDSNVLIQGESGTGKELVARALHNLSKRAKAPMISVNCAAIPESLIESELFGHEKGAFTGASAGRAGLVEAADGGTLFLDEIGELPLEAQARLLRVLQEGEIRRVGSVQSQKVDVRLIAATHRDLKSLAKIGQFREDLYYRLHVIALKLPALRERGADVNEIANAFLARQSARVNRTDLKFAPDAEQAIRHYSWPGNVRELENAVERAVILCESPEISAELLGIDIELSDLDDDDFIGLPPQQGSAAGNNSHEPTEDLSLEDYFQHFVLEHQDHMTETELARKLGVSRKCLWERRQRLGIPRRKTGVASES; from the coding sequence ATGCCGCACATTTTGATCGTCGAAGACGAAACAATTATCCGCTCCGCCTTGCGCCGCCTGCTGGAACGTAACCAGTACCAGGTCAGCGAAGCCGGTTCAGTGCAGGAAGCACAAGAACGCTTCACCATTCCCACGTTCGACCTGATCGTCAGCGACCTGCGTCTGCCTGGCGCGCCTGGCACCGAGTTGATCAAACTCGGCCAGGGCACTCCGGTGCTGATCATGACCAGCTACGCCAGCCTGCGTTCGGCGGTCGACTCAATGAAGATGGGTGCGGTGGATTACATCGCCAAGCCTTTCGATCATGACGAAATGCTTCAGGCCGTCGCGCGAATCCTGCGTGACCGTCAAGCTGTGCAAGCCAGCGGTGAGCCGGTCGCCGGTAAAGCCGGTAATGGCGCCGCGAAACCGGGCGCCAGCAACAACAACGGCGAAATCGGCATCATCGGCTCCTGCCCGCCTATGCAGGATCTGTACAGCAAGATCCGCAAAGTCGCGCCAACCGACTCCAATGTTTTGATTCAGGGCGAATCCGGCACCGGTAAAGAACTGGTGGCGCGCGCCCTGCACAATCTGTCCAAACGCGCCAAGGCGCCGATGATTTCGGTGAACTGCGCGGCCATTCCGGAAAGCCTGATCGAGTCCGAACTGTTCGGCCACGAAAAAGGCGCGTTCACTGGCGCCAGCGCCGGGCGTGCCGGCTTGGTGGAAGCGGCTGACGGCGGCACCTTGTTCCTCGACGAAATCGGCGAACTGCCACTGGAAGCCCAGGCCCGCCTGCTGCGCGTGCTGCAGGAAGGTGAAATTCGTCGTGTGGGTTCGGTGCAGTCACAGAAAGTCGATGTGCGCCTGATCGCCGCGACTCACCGGGACCTCAAGAGCCTGGCGAAGATCGGCCAGTTCCGTGAAGACTTGTATTACCGCCTTCACGTGATCGCCCTGAAACTGCCGGCCCTGCGCGAGCGTGGCGCCGACGTCAACGAAATTGCCAATGCGTTCCTGGCGCGACAGAGCGCGCGGGTCAACCGCACCGACCTGAAGTTCGCCCCGGATGCCGAGCAGGCGATTCGTCATTACTCCTGGCCGGGTAACGTTCGGGAGCTGGAAAACGCCGTAGAACGTGCCGTCATCCTGTGCGAGAGCCCGGAGATTTCCGCCGAGCTGCTGGGGATCGACATCGAACTGAGCGATCTGGACGATGACGATTTCATCGGCCTGCCTCCACAACAGGGTAGCGCCGCCGGTAACAATAGCCATGAGCCGACCGAAGACCTGTCACTGGAAGACTACTTCCAACACTTCGTTCTCGAGCATCAGGACCACATGACCGAAACCGAGTTGGCGCGCAAACTCGGTGTCAGTCGCAAATGCCTGTGGGAACGCCGTCAGCGCCTGGGCATTCCGCGGCGCAAGACCGGGGTGGCCAGCGAGAGCTGA
- a CDS encoding polynucleotide adenylyltransferase PcnB — protein MLKKLFQSFRSPKRHTQHIRSTPEVLNSGQHSLQKAQFSRYAVNIVERLQNAGYQAYLVGGCVRDMLLGITPKDFDVATSATPEQVRAEFRNARIIGRRFKLVHIHFGREIIEVATFRANHPQNDEEEDSNQSSRNESGRILRDNVYGTLEEDAQRRDFTINALYYDPVSERILDYANGVHDIRNHLIRLIGDPKQRYQEDPVRMLRAVRFAAKLNFGIEKHSAAPIRELAPMLREIPSARLFEEVLKLFLSGHAADTFEMLVDLQLFDPLFPASAEALEYNPTYAHTLISEALINTDLRIKQNKPVTPAFLFAALLWPALPARVLRLQERGMPPIPAMQEAAHELIAEQCQRIAIPKRFTMPIREIWDMQERLPRRSGKRADLLLDNPRFRAGYDFLLLRESAGEQTDGLGEWWTDYQDANDSERRDMIRDLSGKDDGTGAPRKRRRSGGAKRKRTAGAPSATGE, from the coding sequence ATGCTGAAGAAGCTGTTCCAGTCATTCCGTTCTCCCAAGCGTCATACGCAACACATTCGCAGTACGCCTGAAGTGCTCAACAGCGGCCAACATTCGCTGCAAAAGGCCCAATTCAGTCGCTACGCGGTGAACATCGTCGAACGCCTGCAGAACGCCGGTTACCAGGCATACCTGGTCGGCGGCTGCGTGCGTGACATGCTGCTCGGCATCACGCCAAAAGACTTCGACGTCGCCACCAGTGCAACGCCTGAACAGGTTCGGGCCGAATTCCGCAACGCGCGGATCATCGGTCGTCGCTTCAAGCTGGTGCACATCCACTTTGGCCGCGAAATCATTGAAGTCGCGACCTTCCGCGCCAATCACCCGCAAAACGATGAAGAGGAAGACAGCAACCAGTCCTCGCGAAACGAGAGCGGGCGCATCCTGCGCGATAACGTCTATGGCACGCTGGAAGAAGACGCGCAACGCCGCGACTTCACCATCAACGCCTTGTATTACGATCCGGTCAGCGAGCGCATCCTTGATTACGCCAACGGCGTACACGACATCCGCAATCACCTGATCCGCCTGATCGGCGATCCGAAGCAACGCTACCAGGAAGATCCGGTACGGATGCTGCGAGCCGTGCGTTTCGCCGCAAAGCTGAATTTCGGCATCGAAAAACACAGCGCCGCGCCAATCCGCGAGCTGGCGCCGATGCTGCGCGAGATTCCATCGGCCCGCCTGTTCGAAGAAGTGCTCAAGCTGTTCCTCTCAGGCCATGCCGCGGACACCTTTGAGATGCTGGTCGACCTGCAGCTGTTCGATCCGCTGTTCCCGGCCAGTGCAGAGGCCCTGGAATACAACCCGACGTACGCTCACACGCTGATCAGCGAAGCGTTGATCAACACCGATCTGCGGATCAAACAGAACAAACCGGTGACCCCGGCGTTCCTGTTTGCGGCGCTGCTTTGGCCTGCCCTGCCGGCCCGCGTATTGCGCCTGCAAGAACGTGGCATGCCGCCGATTCCGGCGATGCAGGAAGCGGCTCATGAACTGATCGCCGAACAGTGCCAGCGCATCGCGATTCCGAAACGCTTCACCATGCCGATCCGCGAGATCTGGGACATGCAGGAGCGTCTGCCACGCCGCAGCGGCAAGCGCGCCGACCTGTTGCTGGACAACCCACGGTTCCGTGCCGGTTACGACTTCCTGCTGCTGCGCGAAAGCGCCGGCGAGCAGACCGATGGCCTGGGCGAATGGTGGACGGATTATCAGGACGCCAACGACAGCGAACGTCGCGACATGATCCGCGACCTCAGCGGCAAGGATGACGGCACCGGCGCTCCACGCAAACGTCGCCGCAGCGGTGGCGCCAAGCGCAAACGCACCGCCGGCGCACCGAGCGCCACGGGCGAGTAA
- the folK gene encoding 2-amino-4-hydroxy-6-hydroxymethyldihydropteridine diphosphokinase encodes MERIYIGMGSNLADPAEQLRSAVEALAQLPQTELIGVSAFYQSDSLLPGQPRYTNAVAALDSTLPPLELLDALQAIENEQGRERIERWGPRTLDLDIVLFGNRLIDEPRLKVPHYHMQERAFVLYPLAELAPADLRLADGRCLSELLAACPFVGLERLSHN; translated from the coding sequence ATGGAACGCATCTACATCGGCATGGGCAGCAATCTGGCTGACCCCGCCGAACAATTGCGCAGCGCCGTCGAGGCGCTGGCGCAGTTGCCGCAGACCGAACTGATCGGGGTTTCCGCGTTTTATCAGAGCGACTCGCTGCTGCCCGGCCAACCGCGTTACACCAACGCCGTTGCCGCCCTCGACAGCACACTCCCGCCGCTGGAGCTGCTTGATGCGCTGCAAGCCATCGAAAACGAACAGGGCCGCGAGCGTATTGAACGCTGGGGACCACGCACACTTGATCTCGACATCGTGCTGTTCGGTAATCGACTGATCGACGAACCTCGCCTCAAGGTGCCTCACTACCATATGCAAGAACGAGCTTTCGTTCTCTATCCTCTGGCCGAACTGGCGCCTGCGGATTTGCGTCTGGCTGATGGTCGCTGCCTCAGCGAATTGCTCGCAGCCTGCCCGTTCGTCGGGTTGGAGCGCCTCTCCCACAATTGA
- the panB gene encoding 3-methyl-2-oxobutanoate hydroxymethyltransferase produces MPAITLTTLQGLKQKGEKITMLTCYDATFAHACNEAGVEVLLVGDSLGMVLQGHDSTLPVTTAEMAYHVASVKRGNTDALILADLPFMAYATTEQAMSNSALLMQAGAHMVKVEGALWLGDSIRLLAERGIPVCAHMGLTPQSVNILGGYKVQGRNENQARQMRADAIALEQAGASMLLLECVPSELAEEITQAVKIPVIGIGAGSATDGQVLVLHDMLGLSITGRVPKFVKNFMAGQQNIQAALGAYVTEVKAATFPGIEHGFSA; encoded by the coding sequence ATGCCAGCCATCACCCTGACCACTCTGCAAGGTCTCAAGCAAAAAGGTGAAAAAATCACCATGCTGACCTGCTATGACGCGACCTTCGCCCACGCCTGCAATGAAGCGGGCGTCGAAGTGTTGCTGGTGGGCGACTCCCTTGGCATGGTGTTGCAAGGTCACGACAGCACCCTGCCGGTCACCACCGCTGAAATGGCTTACCACGTGGCGTCCGTCAAACGCGGTAACACCGATGCGTTGATCCTCGCCGACCTGCCCTTCATGGCCTACGCCACCACCGAACAAGCCATGAGCAACAGTGCCCTGTTGATGCAAGCGGGTGCGCACATGGTCAAGGTTGAAGGTGCGCTGTGGCTGGGGGACTCGATCCGTCTGCTGGCCGAACGCGGTATCCCGGTATGCGCGCACATGGGGCTGACACCGCAATCGGTGAATATCCTCGGCGGTTACAAAGTCCAGGGTCGCAACGAAAACCAGGCGCGGCAGATGCGTGCCGATGCGATCGCCCTGGAACAAGCTGGCGCGTCGATGTTGCTGCTCGAATGCGTACCGAGTGAGCTCGCCGAAGAAATCACCCAAGCGGTGAAAATTCCGGTGATCGGCATTGGCGCCGGCAGTGCCACCGACGGCCAGGTGCTGGTTCTGCACGACATGCTCGGCCTGTCGATCACTGGCCGTGTGCCGAAGTTCGTGAAGAACTTCATGGCCGGGCAACAAAACATTCAAGCGGCGCTTGGTGCGTACGTCACTGAAGTCAAAGCGGCGACTTTCCCTGGTATCGAACACGGATTCTCTGCATGA
- the panC gene encoding pantoate--beta-alanine ligase — MNTVKTVRELRAAVARARGEGKRIGFVPTMGNLHSGHVALVTKATQRVDFVVASIFVNPLQFGAGEDLDKYPRTLAADQEKLLQAGCHLLFAPTVEEMYPDGMVGQTRVSVPQLSEGLCGASRPGHFEGVATVVTKLFNMVQPDLAIFGQKDFQQLAVIRALVHDLNMPIQIIGEPTVRAADGLALSSRNGFLSEEQRAVAPVVYRGLNQIADAIKQGERDFPALIGAQIKQLEAAGLRPDYLEIRHALTLRPATAQDQDLVILVAAFLGTTRLIDNLHLNLDATA; from the coding sequence ATGAACACCGTAAAAACCGTACGCGAATTGCGGGCCGCCGTGGCCCGTGCCCGTGGCGAAGGCAAGCGAATCGGCTTCGTGCCGACCATGGGCAACCTGCACAGTGGTCATGTTGCACTGGTGACCAAAGCCACCCAACGGGTGGATTTCGTGGTCGCGAGCATTTTCGTCAACCCGCTGCAGTTCGGCGCCGGCGAAGACCTCGACAAGTACCCGCGCACCCTCGCGGCCGATCAGGAGAAACTGCTCCAGGCCGGTTGCCACTTGCTGTTCGCGCCAACCGTTGAAGAAATGTATCCCGACGGCATGGTCGGCCAGACCCGCGTCAGCGTTCCGCAACTCTCCGAAGGCCTCTGCGGCGCCAGCCGTCCCGGGCATTTCGAAGGTGTGGCGACGGTAGTCACCAAGCTGTTCAACATGGTCCAGCCGGACCTGGCGATCTTCGGCCAGAAAGACTTCCAGCAACTGGCAGTGATCCGCGCCCTGGTGCATGACCTGAACATGCCGATCCAGATCATCGGCGAACCGACCGTACGTGCAGCCGATGGCCTGGCGCTGTCGTCGCGCAATGGTTTCCTCAGCGAAGAACAGCGGGCCGTTGCGCCGGTTGTGTATCGCGGTTTGAACCAGATTGCCGACGCGATCAAACAGGGTGAACGGGATTTCCCGGCGTTGATCGGTGCGCAGATCAAGCAGCTTGAAGCGGCGGGCTTGCGTCCTGACTATCTGGAGATTCGTCATGCGCTGACCTTGCGCCCGGCAACTGCGCAAGATCAGGATCTGGTGATTCTGGTGGCAGCGTTCCTGGGCACTACGCGGTTGATCGATAACCTGCATCTGAACCTCGACGCTACTGCCTGA
- the panD gene encoding aspartate 1-decarboxylase, giving the protein MHAIMLKAKLHRAEVTHAVLDYEGSCAIDGEWLDLSGIREYEQIQIYNVDNGERFTTYAIRGEEGSRMISVNGAAAHKAKVGDRVIICAYAHYSEAELLNFKPRMLYMAPGNELSHTSNAIPVQVA; this is encoded by the coding sequence ATGCACGCCATCATGCTCAAGGCCAAGCTGCATCGCGCCGAAGTCACCCACGCTGTACTCGATTACGAAGGTTCTTGCGCCATCGACGGCGAATGGCTGGACCTGTCCGGCATCCGTGAGTACGAACAGATCCAGATCTACAACGTCGACAATGGTGAACGCTTCACCACCTACGCGATTCGTGGCGAAGAAGGCTCGCGCATGATCTCGGTCAACGGTGCCGCCGCACACAAGGCCAAGGTCGGTGATCGCGTGATCATCTGCGCATACGCCCACTACAGCGAAGCCGAGTTGCTCAACTTCAAGCCACGCATGCTCTACATGGCGCCGGGTAATGAACTGAGCCATACCAGCAATGCCATTCCGGTTCAGGTCGCCTGA
- the pgi gene encoding glucose-6-phosphate isomerase — MAYYRTPQDVTALPAWQALNDHRQAMQDFSMREAFNADPQRFTQFTLSSCGLFLDYSKNLINAQTRDLLVGLANEVDLQGAIKALFEGEIVNSSEGRPALHTALRRPVGDKLSVNGVNVMPEVHKVLNQITDLVGRIHDGLWRGYSEKPITDVVNIGIGGSFLGPELVSEALLSYAQKGVRCHYLANIDGSEFHELTMKLRAETTLFIVSSKSFNTLETLKNAQAARAWYLAQGGSEAELYRHFIAVSSNNAAAVAFGIREENIFPMWDWVGGRYSLWSAIGLPIALAIGMSNFKELLSGAYTMDQHFQSAPFDQNMPVLLALLGVWYGNFWGAQSHAILPYDHYLRNITKHLQQLDMESNGKSVRQDGTPVSTDTGPVIWGGVGCNGQHAYHQLLHQGTQLIPADFIVPIVSFNPVSDHHQWLYANCLSQSQALMLGKTLAEAEAELRDKGMSEEEVQKLAPHKVIPGNRPSNTLVVERISPRRLGALVAMYEHKVFVQSVIWGINAFDQWGVELGKELGKGVYNRLVGSEETPADDASTQGLINYFRGRHRG; from the coding sequence ATGGCGTATTACCGCACCCCTCAAGACGTTACCGCTCTGCCCGCCTGGCAAGCGTTGAATGACCACCGCCAAGCCATGCAAGATTTCAGCATGCGCGAAGCCTTTAATGCCGATCCGCAGCGCTTTACCCAATTCACCCTCAGCAGCTGCGGCCTGTTTCTCGACTACTCGAAGAACCTGATCAACGCTCAGACCCGCGATCTGCTGGTGGGCCTGGCCAACGAAGTCGACCTTCAGGGCGCGATCAAAGCGCTGTTCGAAGGCGAAATCGTCAACTCCTCCGAAGGTCGTCCGGCCTTGCACACCGCCCTGCGCCGTCCGGTCGGCGACAAGCTGTCGGTCAACGGCGTCAACGTGATGCCGGAAGTGCACAAGGTCCTGAACCAGATCACCGACCTCGTGGGCCGTATCCACGACGGTTTGTGGCGCGGCTACTCCGAGAAGCCGATCACTGACGTGGTGAACATCGGCATCGGTGGCTCGTTCCTCGGCCCGGAGCTGGTCTCCGAAGCGCTGCTGTCCTACGCCCAGAAAGGCGTGCGCTGCCATTACCTGGCGAACATCGACGGCAGTGAATTCCACGAACTGACCATGAAGCTGCGTGCCGAAACCACGCTGTTCATCGTTTCGTCGAAATCCTTCAACACCCTCGAAACCCTGAAAAATGCTCAGGCCGCACGTGCCTGGTACCTGGCTCAGGGTGGTTCGGAAGCCGAGCTGTATCGTCACTTCATCGCCGTCTCCAGCAACAATGCAGCGGCTGTGGCCTTCGGGATCCGCGAAGAAAACATCTTCCCGATGTGGGACTGGGTCGGCGGTCGTTACTCGCTGTGGTCGGCCATCGGTTTGCCGATTGCCCTGGCCATCGGCATGTCGAACTTCAAGGAACTGCTGTCCGGTGCCTACACCATGGACCAGCATTTCCAGAGCGCACCGTTCGACCAGAACATGCCGGTGCTGCTGGCGTTGCTCGGCGTCTGGTACGGCAACTTCTGGGGTGCACAGAGCCACGCGATCCTGCCGTACGACCACTACCTGCGTAACATCACCAAGCATTTGCAACAGCTGGACATGGAATCCAACGGCAAGAGCGTGCGTCAGGACGGCACTCCAGTGTCCACCGACACGGGCCCGGTGATCTGGGGTGGCGTGGGCTGCAACGGTCAGCATGCGTATCACCAGTTGCTGCACCAGGGCACCCAACTGATCCCGGCAGACTTCATCGTGCCAATCGTCAGCTTCAACCCGGTGTCCGACCACCACCAGTGGCTGTACGCCAACTGCCTGTCGCAAAGCCAGGCGCTGATGCTGGGCAAGACCCTTGCCGAGGCCGAAGCCGAGTTGCGCGACAAAGGCATGAGCGAAGAAGAGGTGCAAAAACTCGCGCCTCACAAGGTGATCCCGGGCAACCGTCCGAGCAATACGTTGGTGGTCGAACGCATCAGCCCGCGTCGCCTCGGCGCATTGGTGGCGATGTACGAACACAAAGTCTTCGTGCAAAGCGTGATCTGGGGCATCAACGCCTTCGACCAATGGGGCGTGGAGCTGGGTAAAGAACTGGGCAAAGGCGTCTACAACCGCCTGGTCGGCAGCGAAGAAACCCCGGCTGACGATGCCTCGACCCAAGGCCTGATCAACTACTTCCGCGGTCGTCACCGCGGCTAA